The following coding sequences are from one Dermacentor silvarum isolate Dsil-2018 chromosome 4, BIME_Dsil_1.4, whole genome shotgun sequence window:
- the LOC119448605 gene encoding pro-resilin-like, with amino-acid sequence MTADAESIVRSRTDEASQPRGIGDVSRGQHQGYEAPRLQDTVAALPSGFEFTEAVARDAVNARAAGDVGRPETDALSQKLYQTHEGSPSANPSGERYHASATDHYGGLGNFGGSGDLGFPDAMRYYHYGSGEGPKAYNTQHAYAYEKVYPERTYSTNHATSYEKHYDDDNNKGRPWGGGYESRYSSSYPIRGGGGGGYGFRHGDSYGSGKGSGGYGSGYTIGYRPKGGGYGSRYDSRPAAASSSGSRRGGGRAGPKIKRYVYKNPYDQSTTRVVQMHSGSGPPSWAASSENRQLWKPDGREHFVLGLMRDG; translated from the exons ATGACCGCAGACGCAGAGTCCATCGTGAGGTCACGGACCGACGAGGCCAGCCAGCCAAGAGGTATTGGCGACGTGTCCAGAGGCCAACATCAAGGTTACGAAGCACCAAGACTTCAGGACACAGTGGCGGCGCTTCCGTCGGGCTTCGAATTCACGGAAGCTGTGGCCCGTGATGCGGTGAACGCGCGGGCTGCCGGGGACGTAGGAAGGCCCGAGACTGACGCTTTGTCACAGAAGCTGTACCAAACACACGAGGGCAGCCCCTCTGCGAACCCCAGCGGCGAACGGTACCACGCCTCAGCTACAGACCATTACGGTGGCCTCGGAAATTTCGGTGGTTCAGGTGACCTCGGCTTTCCAGATGCCATGAG GTACTACCACTACGGCTCGGGAGAGGGACCGAAGGCGTACAACACGCAACACGCGTACGCCTACGAGAAAGTTTATCCGGAGCGCACCTACAGCACCAACCACGCCACGTCTTACGAAAAACACTACGATGACGACAACAACAAAGGGAGGCCGTGGGGCGGCGGGTACGAGTCACGTTACAGTAGCAGCTATCCCATCagaggtggcggcggcggcggctacgGCTTCCGACACGGCGACAGCTACGGTTCGGGAAAAGGGAGCGGTGGGTACGGGTCGGGCTACACCATCGGCTACAGACCGAAGGGAGGAGGCTACGGATCGCGCTACGACTCCCGGCCGGCGGCCGCTTCGTCTTCGGGGAGCCGCAGAGGCGGTGGGAGAGCTGGCCCCAAGATAAAACGCTACGTCTACAAGAACCCGTACGACCAGAGCACAACGCGCGTTGTGCAAATGCACTCGGGCAGCGGACCTCCCAGCTGGGCTGCGTCGAGTGAAAACCGGCAGCTGTGGAAACCCGACGGCAGGGAACATTTCGTGTTAGGACTGATGCGCGATGGCTGA
- the LOC119449994 gene encoding nucleoside diphosphate kinase-like, with the protein MVVGILLSLYASMSSAVQAFRERTFVIVKPDGVQRGLIGRVVSRFEQNGFKLVAMKFVQATEETLKKHYEELSQRPFFPALMKYMQMGPIVIMVWEGKDIVKRARDIIGATDPLKSSPGTIRGDYGIATGRNVVHGSDSLESSKREINLWFSSAEVIAWQQELDDWLNKEN; encoded by the exons ATGGTAGTAGGAATACTCCTCTCTCTATACGCATCCATGTCGTCTGCCGTGCAGGCCTTCCGTGAGCGTACTTTCGTTATCGTGAAGCCGGACGGCGTGCAGAGAGGCCTGATCGGCAGAGTAGTCAGCCGGTTCGAACAGAATGGCTTCAAATTAGTGGCTATGAAGTTCGTTCAG GCAACAGAAGAAACCTTAAAAAAGCACTATGAAGAGCTCTCTCAACGACCGTTTTTTCCTGCTCTCATGAAGTACATGCAGATGGGTCCTATTGTAATCATG GTTTGGGAAGGCAAAGACATTGTCAAAAGAGCACGAGATATCATTGGTGCCACAGACCCTTTGAAATCGAGCCCTGGTACCATAAGAGGCGACTATGGAATTGCAACTGGCAG AAACGTTGTTCACGGCAGTGACTCCTTGGAGAGTTCAAAGAGGGAGATCAATTTATGGTTCAGCAGTGCTGAGGTTATCGCTTGGCAACAAGAGTTGGACGATTGGCTGAACAAGGAGAACTGA